The Lagopus muta isolate bLagMut1 chromosome 4, bLagMut1 primary, whole genome shotgun sequence genome has a window encoding:
- the LOC125692158 gene encoding tyrosine-protein kinase TXK-like isoform X3: MKEGLHFHVNIRREPDMILSTYHTIQSVFCCCCCCEVQKRAMRTKINVDPDTDLETQYTASQSEDSYAPTWKCKHKKKLHVKNKPLPPLPAEAFEDYTKKLKVIALYDFFARGPSDLTLKQSEEYIILEQHDPHWWKARDQYGNEGLIPSNYVTENTKSNLETYEWYCKSINRSQAELLLRQKSKDGSFVVRDSSQQGILTLSVYSRSKGSHGGDIRHYQIKKNHLKQYYVAEKYLFSSIPELIQYHQHNAAGLITRLRHPVRSIRCSSPATAGFSYEEWELNPSELTFMKELGCGQFGIVHLGKWKATIKVAIKKINEGAMSEDDFMEEAKLMMKLSHPKLVQLYGVCTRQKPLYVVTEFLENGCLLNYLRQWRGKLSRDMLLGMCLDVCEGMEYLERNNFIHRDLAARNCLVNAEHTVKVSDFGMARYVIDDEYVSSSGAKFPIKWSSPEVFHFKKYSSKSDIWSFGVLMWEVFTEGKMPFESKSNYEVVREISAET; the protein is encoded by the exons ATCACACCATCCagtctgttttctgctgctgctgctgctgtgaggtACAAAAACG AGCAATGAGAACAAAGATAAATGTGGACCCTGACACTGACCTGGAGACCCAGTACACAGCCTCTCAATCAGAGGATTCCTATGCACCTACTTGGAAGTGTAAA CATAAGAAGAAATTGCATGTAAAGAACAAGCCTTTACCTCCTCTACCTGCTGAGGCTTTTGAAGACTACACAAAGAAACTCAAAGTTATTGCACTATATGACTTTTTCGCTAGAGGACCCTCTGATTTAACACTCAAGCAGTCAGAAGAATACATTATCCTTGAACAGCATGATCCTCACTGGTGGAAGGCTAGAGACCAGTATGG GAACGAAGGTCTAATTCCTAGCAACTATGTTACTGAGAACACAAAAAGTAATTTAGAAACATATGA GTGGTATTGCAAGAGCATCAACAGAAGCCAGGCAGAACTACTTTTGCGACAGAAG tCCAAAGACGGCTCATTTGTTGTCAGAGATTCAAGCCAACAGGGAATCCTTACACTGTCTGTATACTCACGGTCTAAAGG AAGTCATGGTGGAGACATTCGACATTATCAAATTAAGAAAAACCACTTGAAACAGTATTATGTAGCAGAAAAATATCTATTCTCCTCTATTCCTGAGCTCATTCAATATCATCAACACAACGCTGCAG GTCTTATCACTCGTCTCCGACATCCAGTCAGATCAATCAGATGTTCCTCACCAGCAACAGCAGGATTTAGTTATG AGGAGTGGGAATTGAACCCCTCGGAACTGACGTTTATGAAAGAGCTTGGGTGTGGGCAGTTTGGAATTGTTCATCTGGGTAAATGGAAAGCAACCATCAAGGTTGCCAtcaaaaaaatcaatgaagGTGCGATGTCTGAAGACGATTTCATGGAGGAGGCCAAATTGATGAT GAAACTATCCCACCCAAAGCTGGTCCAGCTGTACGGTGTGTGCACACGCCAGAAGCCTCTCTATGTGGTGACTGAGTTCCTGGAGAATGGCTGCCTGCTCAACTACCTGCGACAGTGGCGGGGGAAGCTCAGCAGAGACATGCTGCTGGGCATGTGCCTGGATGTGTGTGAAGGGATGGAGTATCTGGAGAGAAATAACTTCATTCACCGTGATTTA GCTGCAAGGAACTGTTTAGTCAATGCTGAACACACTGTTAAAGTGTCTGACTTTGGCATGGCAAG ATACGTCATTGATGATGAATATGTCAGCTCTTCAGGTGCCAAGTTTCCAATCAAGTGGTCATCTCCTGAagtctttcatttcaaaaagtaCAGCAGTAAATCTGACATCTGGTCATTTG GTGTACTGATGTGGGAAGTTTTCACAGAAGGCAAAATGCCTTTTGAAAGTAAATCAAACTATGAAGTTGTCCGTGAGATTTCTGCAG aaacctGA
- the LOC125692158 gene encoding tyrosine-protein kinase TXK-like isoform X2, with translation MKEGLHFHVNIRREPDMILSTYHTIQSVFCCCCCCEVQKRAMRTKINVDPDTDLETQYTASQSEDSYAPTWKCKHKKKLHVKNKPLPPLPAEAFEDYTKKLKVIALYDFFARGPSDLTLKQSEEYIILEQHDPHWWKARDQYGNEGLIPSNYVTENTKSNLETYEWYCKSINRSQAELLLRQKSKDGSFVVRDSSQQGILTLSVYSRSKGSHGGDIRHYQIKKNHLKQYYVAEKYLFSSIPELIQYHQHNAAGLITRLRHPVRSIRCSSPATAGFSYEEWELNPSELTFMKELGCGQFGIVHLGKWKATIKVAIKKINEGAMSEDDFMEEAKLMMKLSHPKLVQLYGVCTRQKPLYVVTEFLENGCLLNYLRQWRGKLSRDMLLGMCLDVCEGMEYLERNNFIHRDLAARNCLVNAEHTVKVSDFGMASSSGAKFPIKWSSPEVFHFKKYSSKSDIWSFGVLMWEVFTEGKMPFESKSNYEVVREISAGNRLYRPHLASHSVYKVMYSCWHEKPEGRPTFAELVEALTDIMEMG, from the exons ATCACACCATCCagtctgttttctgctgctgctgctgctgtgaggtACAAAAACG AGCAATGAGAACAAAGATAAATGTGGACCCTGACACTGACCTGGAGACCCAGTACACAGCCTCTCAATCAGAGGATTCCTATGCACCTACTTGGAAGTGTAAA CATAAGAAGAAATTGCATGTAAAGAACAAGCCTTTACCTCCTCTACCTGCTGAGGCTTTTGAAGACTACACAAAGAAACTCAAAGTTATTGCACTATATGACTTTTTCGCTAGAGGACCCTCTGATTTAACACTCAAGCAGTCAGAAGAATACATTATCCTTGAACAGCATGATCCTCACTGGTGGAAGGCTAGAGACCAGTATGG GAACGAAGGTCTAATTCCTAGCAACTATGTTACTGAGAACACAAAAAGTAATTTAGAAACATATGA GTGGTATTGCAAGAGCATCAACAGAAGCCAGGCAGAACTACTTTTGCGACAGAAG tCCAAAGACGGCTCATTTGTTGTCAGAGATTCAAGCCAACAGGGAATCCTTACACTGTCTGTATACTCACGGTCTAAAGG AAGTCATGGTGGAGACATTCGACATTATCAAATTAAGAAAAACCACTTGAAACAGTATTATGTAGCAGAAAAATATCTATTCTCCTCTATTCCTGAGCTCATTCAATATCATCAACACAACGCTGCAG GTCTTATCACTCGTCTCCGACATCCAGTCAGATCAATCAGATGTTCCTCACCAGCAACAGCAGGATTTAGTTATG AGGAGTGGGAATTGAACCCCTCGGAACTGACGTTTATGAAAGAGCTTGGGTGTGGGCAGTTTGGAATTGTTCATCTGGGTAAATGGAAAGCAACCATCAAGGTTGCCAtcaaaaaaatcaatgaagGTGCGATGTCTGAAGACGATTTCATGGAGGAGGCCAAATTGATGAT GAAACTATCCCACCCAAAGCTGGTCCAGCTGTACGGTGTGTGCACACGCCAGAAGCCTCTCTATGTGGTGACTGAGTTCCTGGAGAATGGCTGCCTGCTCAACTACCTGCGACAGTGGCGGGGGAAGCTCAGCAGAGACATGCTGCTGGGCATGTGCCTGGATGTGTGTGAAGGGATGGAGTATCTGGAGAGAAATAACTTCATTCACCGTGATTTA GCTGCAAGGAACTGTTTAGTCAATGCTGAACACACTGTTAAAGTGTCTGACTTTGGCATGGCAAG CTCTTCAGGTGCCAAGTTTCCAATCAAGTGGTCATCTCCTGAagtctttcatttcaaaaagtaCAGCAGTAAATCTGACATCTGGTCATTTG GTGTACTGATGTGGGAAGTTTTCACAGAAGGCAAAATGCCTTTTGAAAGTAAATCAAACTATGAAGTTGTCCGTGAGATTTCTGCAGGTAACCGACTTTATCGACCACATTTGGCATCACACTCTGTGTACAAAGTCATGTACAGCTGCTGGCATGAG aaacctGAAGGACGTCCTACTTTTGCAGAATTAGTAGAAGCCCTCACAGATATAATGGAGATGGGATAA
- the LOC125692158 gene encoding tyrosine-protein kinase TXK-like isoform X1, translated as MKEGLHFHVNIRREPDMILSTYHTIQSVFCCCCCCEVQKRAMRTKINVDPDTDLETQYTASQSEDSYAPTWKCKHKKKLHVKNKPLPPLPAEAFEDYTKKLKVIALYDFFARGPSDLTLKQSEEYIILEQHDPHWWKARDQYGNEGLIPSNYVTENTKSNLETYEWYCKSINRSQAELLLRQKSKDGSFVVRDSSQQGILTLSVYSRSKGSHGGDIRHYQIKKNHLKQYYVAEKYLFSSIPELIQYHQHNAAGLITRLRHPVRSIRCSSPATAGFSYEEWELNPSELTFMKELGCGQFGIVHLGKWKATIKVAIKKINEGAMSEDDFMEEAKLMMKLSHPKLVQLYGVCTRQKPLYVVTEFLENGCLLNYLRQWRGKLSRDMLLGMCLDVCEGMEYLERNNFIHRDLAARNCLVNAEHTVKVSDFGMARYVIDDEYVSSSGAKFPIKWSSPEVFHFKKYSSKSDIWSFGVLMWEVFTEGKMPFESKSNYEVVREISAGNRLYRPHLASHSVYKVMYSCWHEKPEGRPTFAELVEALTDIMEMG; from the exons ATCACACCATCCagtctgttttctgctgctgctgctgctgtgaggtACAAAAACG AGCAATGAGAACAAAGATAAATGTGGACCCTGACACTGACCTGGAGACCCAGTACACAGCCTCTCAATCAGAGGATTCCTATGCACCTACTTGGAAGTGTAAA CATAAGAAGAAATTGCATGTAAAGAACAAGCCTTTACCTCCTCTACCTGCTGAGGCTTTTGAAGACTACACAAAGAAACTCAAAGTTATTGCACTATATGACTTTTTCGCTAGAGGACCCTCTGATTTAACACTCAAGCAGTCAGAAGAATACATTATCCTTGAACAGCATGATCCTCACTGGTGGAAGGCTAGAGACCAGTATGG GAACGAAGGTCTAATTCCTAGCAACTATGTTACTGAGAACACAAAAAGTAATTTAGAAACATATGA GTGGTATTGCAAGAGCATCAACAGAAGCCAGGCAGAACTACTTTTGCGACAGAAG tCCAAAGACGGCTCATTTGTTGTCAGAGATTCAAGCCAACAGGGAATCCTTACACTGTCTGTATACTCACGGTCTAAAGG AAGTCATGGTGGAGACATTCGACATTATCAAATTAAGAAAAACCACTTGAAACAGTATTATGTAGCAGAAAAATATCTATTCTCCTCTATTCCTGAGCTCATTCAATATCATCAACACAACGCTGCAG GTCTTATCACTCGTCTCCGACATCCAGTCAGATCAATCAGATGTTCCTCACCAGCAACAGCAGGATTTAGTTATG AGGAGTGGGAATTGAACCCCTCGGAACTGACGTTTATGAAAGAGCTTGGGTGTGGGCAGTTTGGAATTGTTCATCTGGGTAAATGGAAAGCAACCATCAAGGTTGCCAtcaaaaaaatcaatgaagGTGCGATGTCTGAAGACGATTTCATGGAGGAGGCCAAATTGATGAT GAAACTATCCCACCCAAAGCTGGTCCAGCTGTACGGTGTGTGCACACGCCAGAAGCCTCTCTATGTGGTGACTGAGTTCCTGGAGAATGGCTGCCTGCTCAACTACCTGCGACAGTGGCGGGGGAAGCTCAGCAGAGACATGCTGCTGGGCATGTGCCTGGATGTGTGTGAAGGGATGGAGTATCTGGAGAGAAATAACTTCATTCACCGTGATTTA GCTGCAAGGAACTGTTTAGTCAATGCTGAACACACTGTTAAAGTGTCTGACTTTGGCATGGCAAG ATACGTCATTGATGATGAATATGTCAGCTCTTCAGGTGCCAAGTTTCCAATCAAGTGGTCATCTCCTGAagtctttcatttcaaaaagtaCAGCAGTAAATCTGACATCTGGTCATTTG GTGTACTGATGTGGGAAGTTTTCACAGAAGGCAAAATGCCTTTTGAAAGTAAATCAAACTATGAAGTTGTCCGTGAGATTTCTGCAGGTAACCGACTTTATCGACCACATTTGGCATCACACTCTGTGTACAAAGTCATGTACAGCTGCTGGCATGAG aaacctGAAGGACGTCCTACTTTTGCAGAATTAGTAGAAGCCCTCACAGATATAATGGAGATGGGATAA